CAAAAGTCCACGATTCATTACTTGTGACTTACAATAGATAAGTGCATACAATAATTTTCCTTTGTACTGTTAAAGGGTGAAATGATGAAACAGTGGCACTACATAACAATCAAAATGCTCGCGATTGTTGAAGTctgatgtgttttttttttcaaattttgttgtaTGGAACGACTCATGCATCAATTGTCACTTTATTTGTGGAGTTGGATACGATTGTTCCAAAAAACTTAGTCGTCACCACCATCCTCATTATCACTGGAATCTTCAGAActatcttcttcttcttcttcttctttttcttcttcttcttctgcttctGCTTCTGcttctgcttcttcttcttcttcttcttcttcttcttcttctgctgctgctgctgctgctgctgctgctcctccttctcctcctccttctcccTCCCATAAGGAAGGACTCCTGGCTCCAGTGAAATTCCACGAATGGTCCTGGAATTGGATACGGTTGTCCCTGAAGACTCGTAGCCCCTTCTTGTTGCATTCGTAGCCAAATATCATATCCTCACATACTTTAAGTTCAGGTCGAAAGAACACCTCTTTTTCTTCGAGCACTTTAAGGTTTAGAAAGACGGCTACATGTGGTGGTTTGCAAACAAATGGATCCTTTGTCTTGCGCCCTGGTGGAGTCGCTCTCGGACTCATAGCTGCAATCTCTCCATCCTTGACAATTCTTTCAAGGCGCTCAAATACCACTCCAAATTGTCGGCGCCTAAATCTTGTGTAATCTCCAGTTTTCTTCGGGTTCTTTGCAGGAGGATTCTGTGTAGGGTGGTATTCATAAAAACATTCAAGGCTGTCATCAATCATCCAAATGAATTCCAGTTTAAGTTTCAAAGCAATCTTTTGGATCCACAGTCTGGCATAACCGGCTCCTTTCTCGTCATTTGGGAGGCTTATGATTGGGAATTTGTGCCCACAACACTCAACATACTCTTTAAACTCAGAAGGTCTCACCACGAGAATACGAATGGTCGACTCTTTTGTTACAATTTTATCTTCCGGCCAATCCAACAATGGAATCTTTGCTCTGCGATAAGAGGGCGTAAAGATCCATCTCATGTCTTTTCTGTCTTGGTTTATGTGTGTAATGTATTTATTGCCGCTCTTGGTATTGAACCATTTCTTTGAGTCACCTGGCAAATACATTTTCAACATGTACTCACAGTCAAGGTAAAAGTTATAGCTGGAGGAAGGGATATACTGATGATCTTTCAAAGAAAAAGCCTTCAACTTTTCGTTACCTTGGTTAAGAGATGGTTTGTCTCTGCTGTTTGTTTGGCTTGTCGTGTTATTACTCGCAAACGTTTTCTTCATGTCGCTATTCATGTCCTCTGCAAATTCTGGAATATTGTTGTAGATCTTTTCGAGATCAACCCTCTTTGAGGAGTCGGACGTTTGCCACTTCTCCCGGACAGGAAAAATCTTATATTCTTCAACCGCACTAAACGAGACTGGAGTAGCATGATCCCAAGGATGATTTTCAAGCCATTCTCCCTGCTCGTTTTCTTTAAGCCATTCTCCCTTCTCGTTTTCTTTACTTTCAGAAAACAATCTTTTTGGTTTTGATTTGGTGGCATTGTTTTTGGTACTTTTACCTTTTTGCTCAGGCGTTTGTTGGGAAGTTCCTGGTTTTGCGTTTTCCTCTTCGTTGTTGTCGTTATCTGTTATCGTTAAGTCCTTCATTTTGAGGATGTCTGCTTCCCCAGTGTTTTTCTTACCTCGGTTGTCGTTCAATCAGTTCACTTTCAAGAGCAGCTTTGATTTGAAGTGATCGAGCGTTATTTCctccaccctgcgagcagagcctccttttgtacttttctttactgaggaggagaaaagtaggctctgcccgaatctcgtcaactctttgaagccgccgcagcccaaacttctggactagtcaatcttgttttctctcgtcaaaccggtttttccagtgcgagtgtccatttagtgacaaaaccgatggttataattgagcccgctggcatgaaaaaccaagatggcggcgagatctggcatattaggcttgggttcgagactgtatcctggcaacatgcagtgCATATTCAAAAagactcgattcatgcagagcctttctcgagaacgccaaaattgagcaagcaaaagaaaggctctgctagcagggtgtacatgtatttcctcgtggatccacagcccttttgacaataatttggttttatcaacggagttgataatgtaaattggccaccgtacggagattctaaaagctggacgtttcgagcgttagcccttcgctctgacgaagggctaacgctcgaaacatccagcttttagaatctctgtacggtagccaatttacattatcatctccgttgataaaaccaaatttttgtattctgcttccccaccgacgcagcaccagtttctttagaaactgccCCCTTCATCCTTTTGACAatattatgacgaaattcatgatcaataacaggacagacgcacaatggatcgttttcacgtgtcgtcatcattttctaaaatccaaaactaaagagccacgaaagtttttatcctcatcaggcataagaggcgatAAATTtatatccatttgcaattttaaagctcaatagcgtgcttcgtttggaaaccagagcattttgaatttctgagttatggCGTTGCGTGACACGAGGAGATGAttgagtttattgagaaatagaGTACCGCTCaaaggtaagttgacagtcACTCGCGAGTCACGAAACTCAACTCGAGACTCGATTCTCGATCCTCGAAAATTTCGAGAATCGAGTCTCGAGTCAAGTTTCGCAACTCGCGAGTTGAGTCTTTCGAGTTTCGAGTCGAGGAAAATAATGAGCT
Above is a window of Montipora capricornis isolate CH-2021 chromosome 6, ASM3666992v2, whole genome shotgun sequence DNA encoding:
- the LOC138050955 gene encoding uncharacterized protein, yielding MKDLTITDNDNNEEENAKPGTSQQTPEQKGKSTKNNATKSKPKRLFSESKENEKGEWLKENEQGEWLENHPWDHATPVSFSAVEEYKIFPVREKWQTSDSSKRVDLEKIYNNIPEFAEDMNSDMKKTFASNNTTSQTNSRDKPSLNQGNEKLKAFSLKDHQYIPSSSYNFYLDCEYMLKMYLPGDSKKWFNTKSGNKYITHINQDRKDMRWIFTPSYRRAKIPLLDWPEDKIVTKESTIRILVVRPSEFKEYVECCGHKFPIISLPNDEKGAGYARLWIQKIALKLKLEFIWMIDDSLECFYEYHPTQNPPAKNPKKTGDYTRFRRRQFGVVFERLERIVKDGEIAAMSPRATPPGRKTKDPFVCKPPHVAVFLNLKVLEEKEVFFRPELKVCEDMIFGYECNKKGLRVFRDNRIQFQDHSWNFTGARSPSLWEGEGGGEGGAAAAAAAAAEEEEEEEEEEEAEAEAEAEEEEEKEEEEEEDSSEDSSDNEDGGDD